From one Thunnus maccoyii chromosome 6, fThuMac1.1, whole genome shotgun sequence genomic stretch:
- the LOC121898329 gene encoding P2Y purinoceptor 14-like: MDDLVGMGVTSVTNQTYDDNMTHCDPVDTSVHLFLMPVYTLVFLVGLVLNSFLVKVYFCSAQQQVSSIMVVYLKNLAVSDFVLCLCLPLNIANYISKSATFRLVYCIFGASTFYLNIYASILFMGYIAANRYLKIIHPLRTHVLQTVQVARIISTVTWVFLLAITTSYITLFTLTQPELTIVPDTCDPLQSAKVIVFDKIIHTCSTVTFLFVLISLVFFYYSASRSVLLAQQRQLSSTSCKRLKKSRRKMLVLVTVFCICFVPYHLVSLPYIFLKRMCSLSQVLYYLKEMTMLLSVVNICLDPFIYFIFSKAFRAQLRRPHSKKARRHSEGQPKATNNEASPSTLTSQTDGL; the protein is encoded by the exons ATGGATGACCTGGTAGGAATGGGAGTGACCTCAGTCACCAACCAGACCTACGATGATAATATGACTCATTGTGATCCAGTCGACACATCAGTCCACCTCTTCCTCATGCCGGTTTACACTCTGGTGTTTCTG GTGGGTTTGGTCCTCAACAGCTTCCTCGTGAAGGTTTACTTCTGCTCAGCTCAGCAGCAGGTATCCAGCATCATGGTGGTCTACCTGAAGAACCTGGCAGTCTCCGACTTCGTGCTCTGCCTCTGCCTCCCCTTGAACATAGCAAACTACATCAGCAAGTCAGCCACCTTCCGCCTGGTCTACTGCATCTTTGGAGCCTCCACCTTTTACCTCAACATCTACGCCAGCATCCTGTTCATGGGCTACATCGCTGCTAACAG GTATCTGAAGATCATCCATCCTTTAAGAACTCACGTCCTGCAGACAGTGCAGGTTGCCCGCATCATCTCCACGGTAACCTGGGTTTTCCTCCTGGCCATTACAACCTCCTACATCACTCTGTTTACCCTCACCCAACCGGAATTGACCATTGTCCCTGACACCTGTGACCCCTTGCAAAGCGCCAAGGTCATAGTGTTTGACAAAATCATCCACACCTGCTCCACCGTGACCTTCCTGTTTGTCCTCATCTCCCTGGTCTTCTTCTACTACAGCGCCTCCCGCAGTGTGTTGCTGGCACAGCAGAGGCAGCTGTCATCCACCAGCTGCAAGAGGCTCAAGAAATCACGCAGGAAAATGTTGGTGCTGGTCACCGTATTCTGCATTTGTTTCGTGCCGTACCACCTGGTTAGCCTTCCCTACATATTCCTAAAGAGGATGTGCTCTTTGAGCCAGGTGTTGTACTACCTGAAGGAGATGACCATGCTGTTGTCAGTTGTCAACATCTGCCTGGATCCGTTCATCTATTTCATCTTCAGTAAGGCGTTCCGGGCCCAGCTGAGACGTCCACATAGCAAGAAGGCAAGGAGGCACAGTGAAGGGCAGCCGAAAGCCACAAACAATGAGGCATCGCCCAGCACATTGACAAGTCAGACTGATGGGCTGTAA